A window of Haloarchaeobius litoreus contains these coding sequences:
- a CDS encoding M24 family metallopeptidase translates to MTPSKRTRLDSLLADRGLEAVWFARPNAFAWLTGGDNLVDRHAPVGTAAAGYDGDELTVVTDSIEEPRLRAEELPDDVRVVSVPWHESSLAAAVADHSPVPAGADFDVPGFERIDGSELRQPLTPDDLTAYRTLGRETAAAVETVCRTVDPDATERETATEIRCALAGRDIEAPVVLVGGGARAPKYRHYTPQDAPLGDYALVSVTATRDGLYASCTRTIAFDPPAWLQDRHAIAARVETTALAATRSVGRAGGTAGDVFTSIRDAYAAGGVPEEWREHHQGGAAGYAGREWIATPDSDAPVTLPMAYAWNPTVRGAKSEDTVVVDDGFEVLTDTGEWPTQTAEAVGFDVSLPRPAVLER, encoded by the coding sequence GTGACTCCGAGTAAGCGAACACGGCTGGACTCCCTGCTCGCCGACCGCGGCCTCGAGGCGGTCTGGTTCGCGCGTCCGAACGCCTTCGCGTGGCTGACCGGTGGCGACAACCTCGTCGACAGGCACGCGCCGGTCGGCACGGCGGCGGCCGGATACGACGGCGACGAGCTGACCGTCGTGACCGACAGTATCGAGGAACCGCGACTGCGGGCCGAGGAGCTTCCCGACGACGTCCGGGTGGTGAGCGTGCCCTGGCACGAATCGTCGCTCGCGGCGGCCGTCGCCGACCACAGTCCGGTGCCCGCGGGCGCTGACTTCGACGTTCCGGGCTTCGAGCGCATCGACGGGAGCGAGCTCCGCCAGCCGCTCACCCCCGACGACCTCACGGCGTATCGGACGCTCGGACGGGAGACGGCGGCCGCCGTCGAGACGGTCTGTCGGACGGTCGACCCGGACGCGACGGAACGCGAGACGGCCACGGAGATTCGCTGTGCGCTGGCCGGACGAGATATCGAAGCGCCCGTCGTGCTCGTCGGTGGTGGCGCCCGTGCACCGAAGTACCGGCACTACACGCCCCAGGACGCACCACTGGGGGACTACGCCCTCGTCTCGGTGACGGCGACCCGTGACGGACTGTACGCGAGCTGTACCCGGACCATCGCCTTCGACCCACCAGCGTGGCTGCAGGACCGCCACGCAATCGCGGCACGCGTCGAAACGACCGCGCTCGCGGCGACCCGCAGCGTCGGCCGAGCAGGTGGGACCGCGGGCGACGTCTTCACGTCCATCCGAGATGCCTACGCCGCGGGCGGCGTCCCGGAGGAATGGCGCGAGCACCACCAGGGCGGGGCCGCCGGCTACGCGGGCCGGGAGTGGATCGCCACCCCCGACTCCGACGCGCCGGTGACGCTCCCGATGGCCTACGCCTGGAACCCGACCGTTCGGGGAGCGAAGAGCGAGGACACCGTGGTCGTCGACGACGGGTTCGAGGTGCTGACGGACACGGGGGAGTGGCCGACCCAGACGGCCGAGGCCGTCGGATTCGACGTCTCGCTCCCGCGACCGGCCGTCCTCGAGCGCTGA
- a CDS encoding mandelate racemase/muconate lactonizing enzyme family protein, whose translation MVHHDRLSDPNAEYTMRDLSGETLGLDADRGIRDAEITDVQTTMVDGNYPWILVRVYTDAGIVGTGESYWGGGDTAIVDRMRPFLLGENPLDVDRLYEHLVQKMSGEGSVSGKVISAISGIEIALHDAAGKLLDVPVYQLLGGKYRDEVRVYCDCHAGDEAEPESNADEAERVVEELGYDALKFDLDVPSGYEVDRAHRHLRQPAIEHKVEIVEAVTERIGDRADVAFDCHWSYGAGSAKRLAEALEPYDVWWLEDPIPPENHDVQRTVTESTSTPIATGENVFRTHGQRRLLTEEAVDIIAPDIPKVGGLREGMKIANLADVFYVPVAMHNVASPIGTMASAQLGAAIPNALAVEFHSYQLGWWEDLVAESDLIEGGRMTIPEEPGLGLTLDMDTVAEKMVDGEELFDEA comes from the coding sequence ATGGTTCATCACGACCGATTGAGCGACCCGAACGCGGAGTACACGATGCGCGACCTCTCGGGCGAGACACTCGGCCTCGACGCGGACCGGGGGATCCGAGACGCCGAGATAACCGACGTCCAGACGACGATGGTCGACGGGAACTACCCGTGGATCCTCGTCCGCGTCTACACGGATGCCGGCATCGTCGGAACCGGCGAGTCCTACTGGGGCGGCGGCGACACCGCCATCGTCGACCGGATGCGGCCCTTCCTGCTCGGCGAGAACCCGCTCGACGTCGACCGCCTGTACGAACATCTCGTCCAGAAGATGTCGGGCGAGGGCTCCGTCTCCGGGAAGGTCATCTCGGCCATCTCCGGCATCGAGATCGCCCTGCACGACGCCGCGGGGAAGCTCCTCGACGTCCCCGTCTACCAGCTGCTGGGGGGCAAGTACCGCGACGAGGTCCGCGTCTACTGCGACTGTCACGCCGGCGACGAGGCCGAGCCCGAATCCAACGCCGACGAAGCCGAGCGGGTGGTCGAGGAACTCGGCTACGACGCGCTCAAGTTCGACCTCGACGTCCCCTCCGGCTACGAGGTCGACCGGGCGCACCGGCACCTGCGGCAGCCGGCGATCGAGCACAAGGTCGAGATCGTCGAGGCCGTCACCGAGCGCATCGGTGACCGCGCGGACGTCGCGTTCGACTGTCACTGGTCGTACGGTGCCGGGAGCGCGAAGCGACTGGCCGAGGCGCTCGAGCCCTACGACGTCTGGTGGCTGGAGGACCCGATTCCGCCGGAGAACCACGACGTGCAGCGCACCGTCACGGAATCGACGTCGACCCCCATCGCGACCGGCGAGAACGTCTTCCGGACACACGGTCAGCGCCGGCTGTTGACCGAGGAGGCCGTCGACATCATCGCGCCCGACATCCCGAAGGTGGGCGGCCTCCGCGAGGGGATGAAGATCGCGAACCTCGCGGACGTGTTCTACGTGCCCGTCGCGATGCACAACGTCGCCTCGCCCATCGGGACGATGGCGAGCGCACAGCTGGGGGCGGCCATCCCGAACGCGCTCGCCGTCGAGTTCCACTCCTACCAGCTCGGCTGGTGGGAGGACCTCGTCGCGGAGTCGGACCTCATCGAGGGCGGACGGATGACGATTCCGGAGGAGCCGGGGCTGGGGCTCACGCTCGACATGGACACCGTCGCCGAGAAGATGGTCGACGGCGAGGAGCTGTTCGACGAAGCGTGA
- a CDS encoding fumarylacetoacetate hydrolase family protein, with translation MRYYQLRRRGESTLAAVTESGAYDLSSVKPDLASFADLVSTAEIIDRPPDEIVTPLLDDATELSMEAVQANCTLPVDVDEVWAAGVTYQISEEARKEESNMAQMYIDVYDAERPELFFKAQGDRTVGPDDAIGVRADSNWNVPEPELGIVLYRGQPVGYTVGNDVSSREIEGENPLYLPQAKIYERCCSLGPCVSTDIADPHALEMSMTITRDEEPVYQETTNTAEMVRTCEELVSYYTRHNVLPEVAVLLTGTSLVPEEGFTLQAGDHVDIEVEDIGVLSNPVVSV, from the coding sequence ATGCGGTATTACCAACTCCGCAGACGCGGAGAGTCGACACTCGCCGCCGTGACGGAATCGGGTGCGTACGACCTCTCGTCGGTCAAGCCGGACCTGGCGTCGTTCGCGGACCTCGTCAGCACCGCCGAGATCATCGACCGGCCGCCCGACGAGATCGTCACCCCACTTCTCGACGATGCGACGGAGCTCTCGATGGAGGCGGTCCAGGCCAACTGCACCCTTCCGGTCGACGTCGACGAGGTCTGGGCGGCCGGCGTCACCTACCAGATCAGCGAGGAGGCACGAAAGGAAGAGAGCAACATGGCCCAGATGTACATCGACGTCTACGACGCCGAGCGGCCCGAACTGTTCTTCAAAGCGCAGGGGGACCGGACCGTCGGCCCGGACGACGCCATCGGTGTCCGCGCCGATTCGAACTGGAACGTCCCCGAACCGGAGCTGGGTATCGTGCTGTACCGCGGCCAGCCGGTCGGCTACACGGTCGGGAACGACGTGAGCAGTCGCGAGATAGAGGGGGAGAACCCGCTGTACCTCCCACAGGCGAAGATCTACGAACGGTGCTGCTCGCTCGGGCCCTGCGTGTCGACGGACATCGCCGACCCGCACGCACTCGAGATGTCGATGACCATCACGCGGGACGAGGAGCCCGTCTACCAGGAGACGACCAACACCGCGGAGATGGTCCGGACCTGCGAAGAGCTCGTCTCGTACTACACCCGGCACAACGTCCTCCCCGAGGTCGCCGTGCTCCTGACCGGAACGTCGCTCGTCCCCGAGGAGGGGTTCACGCTCCAGGCCGGCGACCACGTCGACATCGAGGTCGAGGACATCGGCGTCCTCTCGAACCCCGTCGTCAGCGTCTGA